In Paenibacillus stellifer, the DNA window ACTATAGGTCCCGAGCGGGAGCGAAACTATTATTACGTGTTCTTTCATTTTCTGCTGGTCGGTGTGAACGGTTCGTTTCTGACCGGCGATATCTTCAATCTGTTCGTCTTCTTCGAGGTGCTGCTGATTTCGTCCTACGCCTTGATTTCGCTCGGCGGAACCAGAGCGCAGCTTCGGGAGACGGTGAAATACCTCTTGATCAACATCGTGTCTTCGACGCTGTTCGTAGCTGCGGTCGCCTACCTGTATGCTGCAGTCGGCACGCTCAATATGGCCCAGCTCTCGCAGCGCATCGCCGAGACGGGTCAGGGAGGCGTGCTGAATGTAATTGCCCTGCTCTTTCTGATCGTATTCTCGCTGAAGGCGGGATTGTTCCTGTTCTTCTGGCTTCCGGAATCGTATAGCGCGCCGCCGCTGGCTGTAAGGGCGCTGTTCGGGGCGCTGCTGACCAAGGTGGGACTGTATGCCGTTCTCCGGACGTTCACGCTGATCTTCGCTTATGATCCTGGATTCACGCACCCTTGGATTGCAGTCATGGGTGCGGCAGCCATGATTCTCGGGGGCGTGGGGGCGATAGCCTATACCGACATCCCCCGCATCCTGAACTACAATGTCATCATCAGCGTTGGCTTTGTCGCTCTGGGACTCGCGGCGGCGACTCCCGATGCGCTTGACGGGGCGGTGTTCTATCTGATGCATGATATGCTGTCCAAGGGGCTGATGTACATGCTGGGCGGCATCATCATTATGCTGGCAGGGAGCGAGAAGCTGGGGGATATGGGAGGCATGCTCCGCCGTTACCCCCTGATCGGCTGGATGTTCTTGGTGCTCGCGCTCGCAGTAGCGGGCATTCCTCCGCTCAGCGGTTTCGCGGGCAAGGTGCTGATCATAAGAGGCGCATTTGAGCATGGGATGCTGACGCTGTCTCTGATTG includes these proteins:
- a CDS encoding Na+/H+ antiporter subunit D gives rise to the protein MSNLLIMPVLIPLCAAVLLIFLKENQRAQRLVAACASILSLAAALILISRIHRHGIQTLHMGGWAPPFGIVFVGDMLAGLLVLTTALTAAAVLLYSFFTIGPERERNYYYVFFHFLLVGVNGSFLTGDIFNLFVFFEVLLISSYALISLGGTRAQLRETVKYLLINIVSSTLFVAAVAYLYAAVGTLNMAQLSQRIAETGQGGVLNVIALLFLIVFSLKAGLFLFFWLPESYSAPPLAVRALFGALLTKVGLYAVLRTFTLIFAYDPGFTHPWIAVMGAAAMILGGVGAIAYTDIPRILNYNVIISVGFVALGLAAATPDALDGAVFYLMHDMLSKGLMYMLGGIIIMLAGSEKLGDMGGMLRRYPLIGWMFLVLALAVAGIPPLSGFAGKVLIIRGAFEHGMLTLSLIGLASSLLVLYSLIKIFMLAFWRSEPAREYPKVRAKGATAAAAGLLAIVIAMGIGSEIVYEYVAEAGAVMAHPQAYIEAVLKE